The Amaranthus tricolor cultivar Red isolate AtriRed21 chromosome 2, ASM2621246v1, whole genome shotgun sequence genome contains the following window.
ATCCTAATTACTTGGTGAACCAAGTCACCCATAATCTTAACAAAGAAGTTCTAAAAGAAAACTACATGCCTATTATTTTGAGTACGTTCCTCTATGATAACTAATCCTAACACATCCATAGTGTATGATAACTAATCCAACATAGTTTACAAAACATCAGTTGTTCCCAGAGTAGTGTTATCTCATAATTCTAACTTACATGGAAGTAAAACTATTTGACAAGACCAAGTAAATAAGTTGAAGACAAGCAATTCACATCTAAGCAAtgcaaacaaaaaaattgtCAATTTTCAATGAAGCCAAACATTTATATTTCTTTagggattataatggactataatGAAATAATCCATTTCTTATTTGTGCTCAGTATATATTTGTTGCACATGACATCCGCAATCAAGggaaataatttattagttaTTGCCAAGATAAGAATATGTATATGCGACTCCCCGAACCTGCCTAGGAAAACGTCACTCAGTAATTAAGGTGATGATATGGTGAAATAAGTTATTGGATAAAATTGCAAAGTGAACCGATTCAAACCGAATAACTAGTATAATTTAGGTTATCATATATGGCTTGGATTGATACTTTTAAAACTGAAATTTCAATTCGGAAGTGATTTGACACAACAAAAAACATATATAGAAATGATTTAGCAATGAATTTCAACAAATAACAGAAACAAAACCTGAGAATAAAAGACAAATTGTAATCAAACGAGATCAACTCCTGTGACTGTTCGATCATCGATTTCGGACTTCCGAGATGATGACAACTTATTGGAGAGATAAAGTAGTGAACAAGCCAACAAGACTCCGAAAATATCTGCTACACCGTCTTTGACGGAGGCGCCGGAGGAATTGAAGTAGCCGAAATGGTCAGCGGCTTCTTTGGCGGCGCCGACAAGGAGAGAAAAACAAGAAGCCATGAAAAGGGAGCTTCTCCGGAGCAAAGGATGATGGGAAAACAAgagattgaaaacaatggtGAAGGAAAAGCAGAACACGACATGGTAGAGCTTGTCTGTGGATGTCCATAAGTCCTCCCCTCCTCCTCCGCTATTAACCACCATCACTTTATTGCTTGAATTTTCTATGGGAAATTAGTCACAGAGTTTATATTTTTAGGGAAGAAAATGCATCCAATTAATGATTAGCAAACCACTAATTCTtaaacacaaattattgtgagatACGTTCTttgtgagaccatctctaattgaatCGGtccattaatatattttttaaaatattgtaagtagacgtTATAAATcatgtaagtagatatttaagatattgtaagtaggcattaaggacacgataagtaagcattaaggataatataaataattattaatctttaatgggctgggtttgagatacgtctctcaaagagacggtctttcaAGAGACTACCTGATTCTTAAATAAAACGGTCTCACGGTGACACCGTCTCTGTTGGGCTGAcccaatatattttttttgtcttaaaatgatcacttataacgttaaagtgatcacttataaatttaatataattactttttatagtcttagagtgattatttataaccttaaaacgattacttataatcttaaagtaatcaattaaagaaatggaCTATTATATGGAcatgtctcatggtgagacagtctcatacaagacgagctgttAGCAAAAATAGGAAAGTGATTCCATTTGCAATAAAGAGTTTCTGAGttagtttaataaatttaaggaaaaattgtccAGAATAATCTCACGTATTGCGCATCTGCTGAGAATAAtccctactattgattatttcaaaataattcaacctttgtatattatttgctgacaGCATCCCTTTTCACATTTTAACTGACTATTATAGATACTACTAGCCGTTacactcattttctttttccccCATGCTTCTTCGTTGGTCTAACCCTACTCCTATGTGGTGGTAGGTATTCATAATAgctggttaaaatataaaaagggaTGCTGTCAGCAAATAAaatacaaaggttggattaatCAATAGTAAGGATTATTCACAGGAAATGAgcaataagtgagattattctggacaaatttttctaaatttaatgaataataatagcAGGATTTGAGAATTGGATTGTGTTTTGGTTAGAATAAGTGTTACTTTTCATAAGTGAAGTCTTGAATTCGATTCTCGCTGTCTCTTTTCATTTTCTCAACGTATATACAGTTAAAAAATTAGTAGAGTTTGAAACAACACTTCAAATAAATTTGGAGTTTGTAACAGATACATGGATTAGATTGCAAATTGAATGAGTATAGATGggattaaaatattttcttttttatagatatattattctcttttatatgagatctttttaaaaaagaaatataattgTTCATAAGATTCGAAAAATATATGACATgaacttagttttaaaaagtgtGCTTCATTTTGCGCCTTGTGCGTCTCGAGCTCAAGCTCGGTTAAAAACGCCTCAAGCTAGGGGAGGCAAAGTCTACTGCAAGATGTGTGCGCCTTGGTGCACCTCACCTTATGCGTCTAGTGCATTGGCTGGATAATTTACTTAAGCTTGTTTATTTGACAAGAAACAAAACTCGAAACTCAAATTCACttaatatatgatttttaaGTAACCGTTGTTTCCAAAAAAAAacgagagaaaaaaaaaagcatttgaagaagaagaaaataactgTGTATTTTTCATATTCTCATTGTAACAGTTACTCCATTCATAATGCAATAAAAGTTAAGCATTACATCGatcgcgttgtaaaggtttttttttaaaaaattgatatttaccGTGTTGTATAGGAGTGGAAGAATTGTGTATTGGGTTGCAACAAGGGATTTCTCATGCTTTCAACTGATATTGGGTGTTACAATAACCGTATTACTATCATTACCACTTCATCGTTCCACGATCGCGATCAAGACTGTTACTACATATTTTGAACGATAATATTATGTTTAAATAGTGTTTTATCACAATGATGATGAATGTTTTTTGGCTTGTTGCTGTCATAATATGAAAATACGTTGTTTTATgaagtttatatattttataattggaTTTATGTTTTTTAGCGAAAAAGTGCGCTTCACCTTCAAAAAGGTTGTGTCTTCGCCTACGATTTACGTTTAGGCTCTAAGAACTTTTACATCTCACGCTTTTTAAACCTAAGAACATGAGGCATTGGTAAATAATacatatagaaaattttaagaattaattaaaacaaaaaggtTGTATTGATTAAACTTAACATTTGTACATATACATTTTAACTTAAGGTAAAGTTATATTAATTACATGAACTTTACTCGATCATTGTATAAgcattttctttcaaaaatgtTATTGATCTTTGTAGCtcttgatcataatttataccaaaatatAGAACaactaaaagaattaaaatatgatCGATACAAcctttcattttgaatttttcaaTGGTACACTCTTTAGGAAGCCCTTGATCATAACATCTCCACTTATCATTACAATAATTATAAGTCATATACTTCTTTTCTAAATGCTTTGAATCCAACTCTTCTTTTAACCATGCATTATCTGAACTTGGATCAGTCCCACAAGAAGACATAAGAATAAAAAGATGTGGGGTTTCAAGGCCAAAGGAAATGGATATGCTTGTGGTAAGAGAAAGATTTGCTCTTTGAAATTAGTAGTCTTACTATTCATAGTAAGTGTAGTCTTACTATTTATAGTAAGAGAATTACAATGGTATTTTCAGCTTTCCCATCCAAGGCCATACCCCAAAACAATGCCCACAAGATTACATAGCGTACCGATAAGTAATATATGGACAAGTAAAAATCAAAACTTGCAATCATCCGATACCCATTCGAGTAAGCTCATCCATTACATAAAATAGTCTACATGCTTGCTATAGTTGATAGCTATAAAATTCATATTGCATCTAAGCCTCAAGTCATCTTAGCAATCAGCTCATTTATATGTTCCTCGCGATTTCCCGAGTCTCCCCCGTTCTTGAAAGTATTTTTCTTGCCTTCAAATCCACTATCAGGCCTGCCAAGAGCAAAGGGCCATAAAAATTGAGACGCATCTTTGAAATGTCTGCCAACAGAAAAAATTTCGTGGACCATATCTTCGAGACATAAAATTCCATACTTCCCCAGTGCCTGTACAGAACATAAATAAGAATTAGGATGCTCTGTAGATGTTTCAAGGAATGAAAGAACCGACAACTCAATAACTAGTAGAAGTTGCAATAATCTACAATCAGATACCTGCTCAATCACGTTATTGTCTGTTAACGGAACTTTATCCTTCTCCAACTTTGCAAGACCCTTCTTATAAATTAGGTCCCTCACGCTCTTCAGATTTGGATAcctataaattgaaaatgaatcCATAACTACTGAGTATAATGAATATAATACAACTGCAAACGTTATCATAGCATCATTTACTTCTCCAGTAAACAATATATGCCTAATGCCTGATTTACAAACTAGCACTTCAATATGCATAAGTGTTTCTTCAAGTATTGAAAATTGTGCTCCAACAGTCAGCAAAAAAATTACACATCCATACAATAATTATGAGAATGAAGGGGCGAGCAGAAGTgttctaaaaatatataaaaaagccTACAAGCCACCAGTTACTGTAGCAATCCTAGTAGATAGGTTCAGCTCATACAAAGGCGAGCAAGAATGCATAAAAACCAGCAGAGCATAAGTGACATGAGGTAGGTTGTTTAATCTTACAAACAGAAGCTAAATATTATATAGTGAAACAAAAGCAATATGTGCAACCAGACTAGCCAAAGGATGCTCAGGTAACACAGAAAATCCCATCATCTTGAAAAGTGTAGTCAAACAAACAATCACAACAATTTTGCATACTGAGTCCCATATGCCCAAAAAAAACAGCATAAGGAatgcaattaatttaattttaattttctaaaaaagAAATATGAGATGGAAAAAACTCAATACAcctgaaaagaaaaattagcaAAGGTTTATATCATCTATTGCCTTGGTTAAATAGCATTCACGACTCCTATGTGAATAGTAAAACAACAAACTAGAACGTAGAACCACTAAAATGAATCCATCCAAATAACTGTTTTTTTAACTTGTTCCCCAGTTAACAGTTATCAAGCATATAATATTTCCGGTATTCTCAACGTCTGCCACTGCTTTTCAGATGTTTAGACTTTTAGTTTTGTAAATGTATAGAATGTCGATAAGGAATATTAATTCTTAGTGTTCATCAGCTGCACAACAGAGTTCAATCAATCAATACAGAACAATTATGTGCAATTGGATCGAAAGGCAAAATTAAAAGATGGAGCCAAATCAATGATATGGCAatagaaaacccaaaaaataacTATACCCAAAAGCACAATTAAAAGATGGAGCCAAATCAACATGTTGCTATGGCAATCAATCCGATGCCTACCTCTTGTTCCTTTTCAGAATATTTGAGAACTTCATCAAAAGTAATAGGGAAAATTACTTTAAACTTTGCATGATTTAGTTCTAAAAATCTCTAACTTTGGATTAGTATTTAAAAATCCAAACTTGATGGCTATCTaatttttaagtcttgaatGACCTACAACCGGTAGAACAAGTTAGCTTGGCTGCCATTGCAAAGTGGTTGTGGATGAGAGGGATGGTTGTAGATGGTTGCTTGTAGACGGTTGTAGATGGTCGCAAAATGGCTTTCGAGGTCAATGCAAATGATTTGATAACTACCTCAACCTATCTTTCCATGGTGGCAAGCTCAAAATCCTTTATACTACAGTTGCAGTACAGAGCTGCATGGACGATATTTGCACTAAGATTACAAAGCAACAATTTATACAAGTGACGGAAATGGGGATAACAAATTGACAATTTTCAATAGGTCATATGGCAAGAGCACATGTAAGATGTGGTGACCAAAAGTATTCTGCTGCGAGCAACTCTTAAGACTACCTATAGTAGCTAACAAAAGGTGAGCATCTGATTTCTGTAAAAGATGAACAAAAATAGAATAGGTTCATCACACTGTGTATCTAGACAGCAGAAAGGCTGGGGAATAGAAAGTGAAAccacaaatatttaatttaaaaaaaaaaaaaaaaaagcaccaCTGAATTTTCTTTTCAACCTGAACTGTTTTTCAGCACAGCTGCATGTTCTAGAGGTACCAAacataaaagaacaaaaaaaaaaaattacaataaggTCATCTCCTTAGTTCTTACCCATAAGTCACATATGGCTCAACCTTCTCAAGCATTGCTAAAGTCCCTTCTGTTGCTTTTAGAAAAACACCACTGAATTTCCTCTTCAAACCAAATGACATCAAAATCTTCTGAATTTGTGGATGAACAGGCTTTTTACTGCAAAAAATCTCAATCATTCAAAATGTAAATGGCAttggaagaaagaaagatggctAGGTATGTGATGCATCAAACAAAAGGTTAGCTCTCAACTGAATGAAAGATTCTCATTTTCCAGTTTGAGACAAATGCAGCCAAACCctaatttgaaatatttgttcACTTGTGCCTTAAAATGCTttataagaaaatcaaaaataatattaatgtaaaatatagAGTCTAAGGACCTCCATTATTATTTATGGAGTATGAACTACGAAGTAAAAGCTACAAATGGTTTTAGTCAGttaaatttaaactttgaaGAAATAACATAATTAGTCAAACACTAACAAACCAATCCCAACACATTACTTATAAAGGATATAAAGGGCCCGGAAAGGCTTGCCTCCAGACTCCGAAGGCTATAAGTTGGTGTCCATGCCCTAGATTAGCCTTTAAAAAGTGTTCacattatttaagtttaagGGCCCAGCTTAAGCCAAGTGTATTAAACACATG
Protein-coding sequences here:
- the LOC130806424 gene encoding uncharacterized protein LOC130806424; translation: MVVNSGGGGEDLWTSTDKLYHVVFCFSFTIVFNLLFSHHPLLRRSSLFMASCFSLLVGAAKEAADHFGYFNSSGASVKDGVADIFGVLLACSLLYLSNKLSSSRKSEIDDRTVTGVDLV
- the LOC130806413 gene encoding 60S ribosomal protein L7-2-like yields the protein MAENEEQQLNYVEETILKKRKNSEDWAIRRRQQLLERQWKIKADKKLAFKRPEDYIKEYRSKELDLVKMKQRVKRRKTSSTLSSRLLFVIRIQGKKPVHPQIQKILMSFGLKRKFSGVFLKATEGTLAMLEKVEPYVTYGYPNLKSVRDLIYKKGLAKLEKDKVPLTDNNVIEQALGKYGILCLEDMVHEIFSVGRHFKDASQFLWPFALGRPDSGFEGKKNTFKNGGDSGNREEHINELIAKMT